The Armatimonadota bacterium genome has a window encoding:
- the groL gene encoding chaperonin GroEL (60 kDa chaperone family; promotes refolding of misfolded polypeptides especially under stressful conditions; forms two stacked rings of heptamers to form a barrel-shaped 14mer; ends can be capped by GroES; misfolded proteins enter the barrel where they are refolded when GroES binds) yields MAKELKFDEQARRGLERGVNALADAVKVTLGPRGRNVVLQKKWGGPTVINDGVTIAKEIELDDPFENMGAQLVREVASKTNDVAGDGTTTATVLAQAMVKEGLRSVAAGANPLAVKRGIDAAVAAAVKAIASQATSIDSHKAIAEVATISANDATIGEIVAEAMDKVGKDGVITVEESKGTTTTLELTEGMQFDKGYISPYMVTDAERMEATLEEPVILLYEKKISSVQDLLPVLEQVAQSRKPLVIIAEDVDGEALATLVVNKIRGILNVVAVKAPGFGDRRKAMMEDIAILTKGTFVTEDLGLKLENITPDMLGSAKKVVVTKDKTTIVEGAGTTEAIQGRIALLKRQVEETESDYDREKLQERLAKLAGGVAVLKVGAATETELKEKKARIEDALSATRAAVEEGIVPGGGATYIHLLSQLDAVQSKTTSGAADFQTGVNIVKRALEEPARCIANNAGVEGSVIAQTIRTSPSGVGYNAVTGEYVDMVAAGIVDPAKVTRYALQNAASIASMILTTEAVVADIKEPAPPMPGGGGGGMPGGMGGMGGGMGF; encoded by the coding sequence ATGGCTAAAGAACTGAAATTTGACGAGCAGGCTCGTCGAGGGCTTGAGCGCGGCGTGAACGCCCTGGCCGACGCTGTGAAGGTGACTCTTGGCCCCCGCGGGCGCAACGTAGTGCTGCAAAAGAAGTGGGGCGGCCCGACCGTTATCAACGATGGCGTAACGATCGCCAAGGAAATTGAGCTGGACGATCCGTTCGAGAACATGGGCGCCCAGTTGGTACGCGAAGTAGCCAGCAAGACAAATGATGTCGCCGGCGACGGAACGACCACCGCGACGGTCCTCGCGCAGGCCATGGTGAAGGAAGGCCTTCGCAGCGTGGCGGCCGGCGCGAACCCGCTGGCCGTGAAGCGCGGAATCGACGCTGCCGTAGCTGCCGCGGTTAAGGCCATCGCCAGCCAGGCGACAAGCATTGACTCCCACAAGGCGATCGCCGAAGTCGCCACCATCTCCGCCAACGACGCCACTATCGGCGAGATCGTTGCCGAGGCAATGGATAAGGTCGGCAAAGACGGCGTCATCACGGTCGAAGAGTCCAAGGGAACGACTACCACGCTGGAACTCACCGAAGGCATGCAGTTCGACAAGGGCTACATCAGCCCGTACATGGTTACCGACGCGGAGCGCATGGAAGCCACGCTGGAAGAGCCCGTGATCCTTCTGTACGAAAAGAAGATCAGTTCGGTGCAGGATCTGCTCCCGGTGCTGGAACAGGTGGCGCAGAGCCGCAAGCCCCTCGTCATCATTGCGGAAGACGTCGATGGCGAAGCGCTGGCGACCCTTGTGGTCAATAAGATCCGCGGAATCCTGAACGTCGTGGCCGTGAAGGCCCCGGGCTTCGGCGACCGCCGCAAGGCCATGATGGAAGACATCGCCATCCTCACGAAGGGTACCTTCGTTACCGAAGACCTCGGCCTCAAGCTGGAGAACATCACGCCGGATATGCTTGGCAGCGCCAAGAAGGTGGTCGTGACCAAGGACAAGACCACGATCGTGGAAGGCGCCGGCACCACCGAAGCCATCCAGGGCCGCATCGCCTTGCTCAAGCGCCAGGTTGAGGAAACCGAGAGCGACTACGACCGCGAAAAACTCCAGGAGCGCCTGGCGAAACTGGCCGGAGGCGTGGCGGTCTTGAAGGTCGGCGCGGCTACCGAGACCGAGCTCAAAGAGAAGAAGGCCCGAATCGAGGACGCTCTGTCGGCCACGCGCGCGGCAGTCGAAGAAGGTATCGTTCCCGGCGGCGGCGCAACGTATATCCACCTCCTCAGCCAACTGGACGCGGTTCAGTCGAAGACGACCTCCGGCGCGGCTGATTTCCAGACCGGCGTGAACATCGTGAAGCGCGCGTTGGAAGAGCCGGCCCGCTGCATCGCCAACAATGCCGGCGTTGAGGGCAGCGTTATCGCACAGACGATACGCACCAGCCCGTCCGGTGTCGGTTACAACGCGGTCACCGGCGAGTATGTGGATATGGTGGCGGCGGGCATCGTGGACCCGGCAAAGGTCACGCGCTATGCCCTGCAGAACGCAGCCAGCATCGCCAGCATGATCCTCACCACCGAGGCCGTTGTCGCGGACATCAAGGAGCCGGCTCCTCCGATGCCCGGCGGCGGTGGCGGTGGCATGCCCGGCGGAATGGGCGGCATGGGCGGCGGCATGGGTTTCTAG
- a CDS encoding acyl-ACP desaturase — protein MANTIEEAFFQNYMRFFRLAEERRRWSIWRDIPWDHANPDTAPLISDIVEAFSAVEIFLPDYTSKILHLIRKSRGRAWFQANWGYEESKHSLTLAEWLVRSGKRTEEGMHAYENALLDNGEWDLPFDTPRQMVIYTMIQELATWLNYTNLRALVNKDGPEGDPALSRALLLISADEKTHYDFFRKGVKVYLEHEPAETLADLKYVLDNFAMPAHNLIPGWDERAKQIQAAGIYGPRQFLRSVYRPILKDLGISEKGFRAQDSGFSSEPNTES, from the coding sequence ATGGCAAACACAATCGAGGAAGCCTTCTTCCAGAACTATATGCGGTTTTTCCGTCTTGCCGAAGAGAGACGGCGCTGGAGTATCTGGCGCGACATTCCGTGGGACCACGCAAACCCGGATACCGCGCCGCTGATCTCGGACATTGTTGAGGCTTTCAGCGCCGTCGAGATCTTTCTGCCCGACTACACGTCCAAGATTCTACACCTCATCCGCAAGAGCCGCGGCCGCGCGTGGTTCCAGGCGAACTGGGGTTACGAGGAGAGCAAGCACAGTCTCACCCTCGCCGAGTGGCTTGTCCGAAGTGGAAAGCGCACGGAGGAGGGCATGCACGCCTATGAGAATGCGCTGCTGGATAACGGCGAGTGGGACCTTCCGTTCGACACGCCGCGCCAGATGGTCATTTACACGATGATCCAGGAGTTGGCCACGTGGCTGAACTACACCAATCTGAGGGCCCTGGTCAACAAAGATGGTCCGGAGGGCGACCCTGCCCTCTCGCGCGCGCTGCTGCTGATATCGGCCGATGAAAAGACACACTACGATTTCTTCCGGAAAGGCGTGAAGGTGTATCTGGAGCACGAGCCGGCCGAGACCCTCGCCGATCTGAAATATGTTCTCGACAACTTCGCGATGCCCGCGCACAACCTCATCCCAGGCTGGGATGAACGCGCGAAACAGATTCAGGCCGCGGGAATCTACGGTCCCCGACAATTCCTGCGCAGCGTCTACCGGCCAATCCTCAAGGACCTGGGAATCTCCGAAAAGGGATTCAGGGCTCAGGATTCGGGATTCAGTTCCGAACCGAATACCGAATCCTGA
- a CDS encoding biotin--[acetyl-CoA-carboxylase] ligase: MLCIYRYDTLGSTNDEAIRLAREGAPAGTVVWAGDQNAGRGRMGRTWEGGAGNVYLSVVTRPEIPVALAGRISVACGLALTDALRKETWQPVRTKWPNDLYLYGRKVGGILVETGAARAGRLEWVVVGVGINVSSHPDVPPPAHPATSLAAHGGAGDIETLIPGLAQAVVHASESVASEAGWASFAARWPAMDLAAGAITVLEGGEAFEAVGGTIEDDGALRVVVGGEARSVRAAEVSIRNY, translated from the coding sequence ATGCTCTGTATTTACCGGTATGATACGCTGGGCTCCACGAACGACGAGGCAATCCGCCTCGCCCGGGAAGGCGCGCCGGCAGGCACCGTTGTCTGGGCCGGCGATCAGAACGCCGGACGCGGGCGGATGGGCCGGACCTGGGAGGGCGGCGCGGGAAACGTCTACCTCAGCGTTGTCACTCGGCCCGAAATCCCCGTTGCGCTGGCTGGCCGGATCAGCGTTGCCTGCGGCCTGGCCCTCACGGATGCGCTTCGCAAAGAAACCTGGCAGCCGGTCAGAACTAAGTGGCCCAACGATCTCTATCTCTACGGCCGCAAGGTGGGCGGCATCCTCGTTGAGACCGGCGCCGCGCGCGCAGGGCGGCTGGAATGGGTTGTGGTTGGCGTCGGGATCAACGTTTCGAGCCATCCCGATGTCCCACCGCCGGCCCATCCTGCCACAAGCCTGGCCGCGCACGGTGGAGCAGGGGATATTGAGACGTTGATTCCGGGCCTCGCGCAGGCGGTGGTTCACGCCTCTGAATCGGTGGCGTCAGAGGCGGGTTGGGCCTCATTCGCCGCCAGATGGCCGGCGATGGACCTTGCCGCGGGCGCCATTACCGTGCTGGAAGGCGGCGAGGCGTTTGAAGCCGTCGGCGGAACGATTGAGGACGACGGCGCCCTCCGCGTGGTGGTTGGCGGTGAGGCGCGAAGCGTGAGAGCCGCGGAAGTCTCGATCCGGAACTATTGA
- the groES gene encoding co-chaperone GroES: MLRPLADRIIVKNTGAEETTKGGIVLPDTAKEKPTTGEVIAVGPGKTLENGQVAPVEVKAGDKVLYGKYAGTEVKVDGEEYVILRHDDILAVL, from the coding sequence ATGTTGAGACCGCTAGCGGATCGCATCATCGTGAAGAACACGGGCGCCGAGGAAACCACCAAAGGTGGCATCGTGCTGCCTGATACGGCAAAGGAAAAGCCGACTACGGGCGAAGTCATCGCCGTGGGTCCCGGCAAAACGTTGGAAAACGGCCAGGTCGCGCCGGTTGAGGTTAAGGCGGGCGACAAGGTGCTGTACGGCAAGTACGCCGGCACCGAAGTGAAGGTAGACGGCGAGGAGTATGTTATTCTCCGCCACGACGATATATTGGCGGTTCTGTGA